One Hypomesus transpacificus isolate Combined female chromosome 21, fHypTra1, whole genome shotgun sequence genomic window, CATCGTCCTCCGCGGAGAGCACGGCTTCATCGGGTGCCGCAAGGTTGGCATGGCAACGCTGGATTCTAACCGCGCCTCCTACGACGTCTTCCAGCTGGAGTTCCACAACGGAGCCTACGCcctgaaaggtgtgtgtgagtgtatgtcacctcagcgtgtgtgtgggtgtgtgtgtcacctcagcgtgtgtgtgggtgtgtgtatgtcacctcagcgtgtgtgtgggtatgtgtgtgtgtgtatgtcacctCAGCGTATGTGTTATGCTCATTGCGCATGCTCCCATAAACACCACCTGTGTATATTCTATGCTATGCTGCACTGAATTCCTTAACGTCTACTAAGTCCACGCTAAGAAAATGTCAGCATCGATGTCGTCATCATGATGTATTTGCAAACTGGACCGATAGTCACCTCTCATTGGTTGGTTCCAGACTCCCAGGGGAAGTACTGGTGTGTTGGAGAGGAAGCTGCTGTGGTGTCCAGCAGTGCCACGcccatccacttcctgtttgagttCTGCGACTATAGCAAGATGGCGGTGCGAGCGGCCGGGGGGCGCTACCTGAGGGGCGACCACGCCGGCGTCCTGAAGGCCAACGCCGACACATTGGAGAGCGCCACCCTGTGGGAGTACTGAGAAGCCAGGAGCCAGACacagggtgtctgtgtgtgtgtctctctgtgtgtgtctgtgtctctgtgtgtgtgtgttgaaaagcAAAAGAGAATTCTAAATGTGTTCCAGAAACTGGATGTGTCTTTTGGGTGTCTGGAATTGTTTTTGGAATCCTTTAATTGGGAAACTGGGTTCCTACCTTTTGTAATACTGGAGTAACGCCTAAATGGCTCCCCCTTATCATACTGGTGCAACGTGATAATGTGTCCCCAGTCCCCTTGCTTTTTTACTGTGTCATCTCAGTGTTGAAAACTGGAAATCATCTGAACTGGAGACGTCTGTCTAGGACTTGGGGGTTAGTTTGGGGTCCGGGTTAGGGACTAGGACAGGAGTAGGTTAGGGTCTGGATTAGGGCAGACAGGGTTAGAGGTGGTTGTTTCTGGCTAACTGTCATTCATCATCTCCTCTCAATGGGAGTTAGAACTGGATAATCTGGCCCTCAAAGATGGAGGCCTTTCATAGTGTTTGCTGAGATTACAGATTAAACTTTAGGATTAGACGACAGATCGTATGAGCAGAGAGACTCTGGGTCTGACAGCCAGGAGGTTGATAGAAACCTCACTTGTGTTGGTGGAAATGGGACCAGGTCGGTCAAGGTGCTGAGTGGTGAAAATGGGATCAGGTCAGTCAAGGTGCTGAGTGGTGGAAATGGGACCAGGTCTCCACAGAGACGGAGGAGCAGGTTTGACCCAGTTCCAGTCTGTTCTGTTCCCTCCCCTAGCTCCCTTTCCTAGCTGCCTTCACTTGTCtcccatgcatgtgtgtgtttggggggggggggcgaggaagTATGGACagaagaaagggaggaagggagggaagtgtagagggagggtgtgagggagggtgagagcaagggtgagagggaggtaggatgaaaggaaggaaggatgggagggaggattgaAAAACAGGGATGTGATCCAGTTAGGTTAAGAGTGTGTCAGAGCCATCATACTTGCACACACGAATACATGATGACACACTCTGAAACGGTCTTGTCATGcacttcatctctctttctcacttcagAAAAGGCTTTATTGACATGAAATACAATTGTAAATGTTGCCAAATCAActatttctccccccctctctttctgtctctgtccccccctctctctgtctctgtcattgTGAAGTCACAGTGAAGTTGTCTGGGGACAGACTGGAGTTCTAGAATGTAGGATTGGTGTGCCTGTGTGATCCTGTCCATGATGACAAGCACATTTTTGTAGAGATGAAACGTTTAGTCCAAGACCGAGGGCTCCTATTGGTCCTCCATGTGCACTAAGGGGAAATGTTATTGGTTCAGGCTGTGCCTTGTTTGGAATAGAATGAATTATGTGTTTTGATGATTCCATGCATATTTAAAAGATTGTTTTGTTACACTTCAACTTTAAGAAGTCAACGGATCTCTTTAGCCAATCAGCAGATAGTTCAGCTATGAGAGAATTGTAGCCTGGGAGATAAAGCATTGAGATCCAGTTTCTGTTTATGTGTCTGAACATCTTTTGAGGGGCAAACAAATGTTACAGTTAAAAAGAGGATTTGGAACTGAATCCATTCAGTCCAAAACTCCAAATAAAGTTTTGTCTGTTGACAGTGGAAAACGAAAAGATTTTTGGTTTTATTTGTCCTGCCGTAGCTAGATCTTGATTGACGGCAGCAGATGACCAGTCCTGCTGCTTCTTGATGTTGCTGTGCCAACCGTTAGTTCACCACTAGCCAGCTGTACATCGctgactcacacactcacacaaccttCTCTCAACAAAATCTAATCTTAAATCTTTTTCTCTTATTGAAAAATaatttagctttttttttttttacaaaataaatTCGAAAACGTTTTCAAAGGTTAGAGAACAAAATCTAAGAAAGTTTTGTAAAAAAGTTgggattttctttctttttatcatTGATGAGAACTCTATTGTACTATATTATACTCTGCTCTATGCTCCtctgttcttctcctcctcttctttcactTCAcgtgaaaggttgaaaaaattattttgaaaaaagttttgaaaggcaTAGACAatacagggggagaggaggggagaggaggggagaggaggggagaggaggggagaggaggggagaggaggggagaggaagggactcGTTCTAGAGGGGAAGATCTCTGGGTCGACAGTACAGAACAGCATCAGGTCAACATAACCCAATATACTGGGGCTGGAAGAAAGTCTTAGAAAGCACAtgatatgaacacacacacactcccagggtTGGTCTCTCTAACAGTCGTCTATTCATGGTCTGCGGCATGGTCTCCGCCGGCAACAGGGTTGCCATGGGAACAACAGCTGGATAATACCGGGGTTTGggtttgtggtggtggtgggtggggttgaaaggaatacacacacagacatgcagacatacacacctacatagacacacagaaacattacacacacatacacagagctgcatgcacacacattcaaactccAACAGTcaaatagacacacaaacacacgcacacacatgaatTAGACGCTTGTGAATCGGGACCCTTGTGATGGGAGGAACATGTGATGTGAAATGATTAAAAGGTCTTCAAATGtggtcacacacagacattaagACCTAGACAGTATTAATCAAAGATAAGCAGATAAGAAAGGATCAAGTCAAGCAGGACTCCTGACAGAAACAaaagaagatgtgtgtgtgtgtgtctgtgagtgtgtgtggtgtttgtgagtgtgtgtggtctgtgtgtgtatgtgtggggtgtgttaatgtgtgccaGATGACTGAGGCAGGCTTATAACTGTCATGCCGAAAAGCAGTTAAAACACATAGACAGAAgaagctggagaaagagagacaaagatagaaagagagagagagagagagagagagagagagagagagagagagagagagagagagaaagagagagaaagagagagaaagagagagagagagagatatgtagACGCAGtgtagagggtgtgtgaggaaaacagtgatctgtgtgtatgtgaccctGGGAAAGTGGGGCAGC contains:
- the fscn1b gene encoding fascin: MDLSANQDEEGDQEVFQLEMSRENRKCAFRTAAGKYWTLTATGGLQCTASTKSANSHFDLEWREGRVSLRAANGKFVSAKKNGQLAATVDNAGDAEQFLMKLINRPIIVLRGEHGFIGCRKVGMATLDSNRASYDVFQLEFHNGAYALKDSQGKYWCVGEEAAVVSSSATPIHFLFEFCDYSKMAVRAAGGRYLRGDHAGVLKANADTLESATLWEY